Sequence from the candidate division WOR-3 bacterium genome:
TTGTGCCATTCTGCCGGAGTTGAAACCGATGTGTGCGGCGGGACACTCGCTGGGTGAATATTCGGCGCTTTATGCGGCGGGTTGTTTTGATTTTGATTCGGTGCTGAAGATTGTAAAACGGCGTGCCGAGCTGATGTTTGCGGAAGGAGAAAAAAGACCGGGAGCGATGGCGGCGATTATCGGACTCGACGCCGCAACGGTGGAAAGTATCTGTCAGGAGGCGGCTGGGGTTGTCGTTTGTGCCAATTACAATGAACCACGCCAGACGGTAATTTCGGGCGAGCCAGATGCGGTTCAAAGGGCAATGGAACTGGCAAAGAGTAAGGGGGCTTTGAAGGTGGTGGCGCTTCAGGTTTCGGGTGCGTTTCATTCGCCGCTGCTTGAAGAGTCGGCAAAAGAGTTTGCCGATTATCTTGGACAGTTTGAGATTAAGCCGCCTACCTTCCCGGTAATAATGAATGTTACGGGCAAGGCAACAACTGATGGTAATGAGGTTCGGCAGAATCTGCGGCGGCAGCTTATCTCGCCGGTGCGCTGGGTCAGTATAATGGAGACAGCAAAGTCGCTGGGCTGTAAAAGATTTCTGGAGTTAGGTCCAGGTCAGGTTCTTGCTGGTCTGGCAAAGCGAATTGACCGGGAGTTTGTCGTGACATCATTAGGAAAGGCGGCGGAAATCGAGCGGTTTATTGAGGAGGCGTAGGATGGACTGGAAGGCATTTTTAACCACTTTTGTTGCGGTCTTTCTGGCTGAGTTAGGGGACAAAACTCAGATTGCTACCCTGTCGTTTGCTGCCGGGTTCAACTCTTTTTTGAGTGTGTTTTTGGGGAGCGCTTTGGCATTGATTTTGACCTCCTTACTGGCGGCGTTAGTTGGTTCCAGCCTTGCCCATATCATTCCCACGCGCTGGGTTCATCTTGGCGCCGGTGGCATCTTTATTATATTGGGAGTTATCTTAGTGGTTCGCAACCTTCGTTGATGAAGATAAAATGCCAGCCAGACGATTTTCGGGTTGAGGAGTTAATCCGGTTAAAGATTAAACCGCGCGGGGCATATTCAGTTTATCGGCTGGAAAAAAGGCACTGGAATACGCTTGATGTCATCCGGCAACTGCAACTGAAGCACCGATTTCCTGCAGTGGCACGCGCCGGTTTAAAAGACCGCCACTCCTTTTCAATTCAATATCTATCGATACCGGGCAAAGGTCCCAAACGGGTAACAGCCGATAACTACTCTTTGACGCTGATTGGTATGGCGGATGAACCAATTTCCCGGGACTCGCTGATTGGCAATCGTTTTGAGATTGTGATTCGCTGCCTTGACCAGACCGAGTTAAGCCGGTTGCAAGAAGCGTTACCGCTGGTGCGGCAGTTTGGTTTTGTCAATTACTATGATGAGCAGCGATTTGGTTCTGCCCGGCACAAACAGGGGTTTATTGCCCCAAAACTGATTGCCGGACATTTTAACGGTGCGTTAAAACTGTATCTGGCAACACCAAGCGGTGCGGACGACTCAACAACCCGACGGCAGAAGCGGGAGATTCTGGCGAATTGGGGCAACTGGCAAAAGTGCTGGGCGGTGGCTAATTTCGAGACGAAGCCGATTTTTAAGTACCTGATTGAACACCCGAAGGATTTTGCGGGCGCAGTTCGTAAAATTCCCCGGGCGATGCTGGAGTTGTTCATCAATGCTTATCAGGGGTGGTTGTGGAATGAGATAGCGAAATCGTTGCTCGAGGATATGGGGTTGGCAAGACTTTCTGTCCCTTATGGGTTTGGCAGGCTGGTGTTTTATGAAAGACTTTCGCCTTCAGATTTGCGTTATCTCGCGCGGCTCGTAATTCCGGCACCGGCGCCCAAAGCGGAGTTCAAAAGCGAACGGGTGGCGCGGGTATTTCAGGAGGTTTTAAAGCGTGAGGGAGTGGAACCGGAAAAGATGAAACTGAAGGTGCGAATCCGCGGGGTATATTTCAAGCCTTATGAACGAGCGGTAATGGTGCGG
This genomic interval carries:
- the fabD gene encoding ACP S-malonyltransferase; this encodes MNDTVGFLFPGQGAQYVGMGLDLYERFAAVRDVYDRAEDVLELPIKKISFEGPEEVLRQTRYTQPAILTHSIAVCAILPELKPMCAAGHSLGEYSALYAAGCFDFDSVLKIVKRRAELMFAEGEKRPGAMAAIIGLDAATVESICQEAAGVVVCANYNEPRQTVISGEPDAVQRAMELAKSKGALKVVALQVSGAFHSPLLEESAKEFADYLGQFEIKPPTFPVIMNVTGKATTDGNEVRQNLRRQLISPVRWVSIMETAKSLGCKRFLELGPGQVLAGLAKRIDREFVVTSLGKAAEIERFIEEA
- the truD gene encoding tRNA pseudouridine(13) synthase TruD, whose translation is MKIKCQPDDFRVEELIRLKIKPRGAYSVYRLEKRHWNTLDVIRQLQLKHRFPAVARAGLKDRHSFSIQYLSIPGKGPKRVTADNYSLTLIGMADEPISRDSLIGNRFEIVIRCLDQTELSRLQEALPLVRQFGFVNYYDEQRFGSARHKQGFIAPKLIAGHFNGALKLYLATPSGADDSTTRRQKREILANWGNWQKCWAVANFETKPIFKYLIEHPKDFAGAVRKIPRAMLELFINAYQGWLWNEIAKSLLEDMGLARLSVPYGFGRLVFYERLSPSDLRYLARLVIPAPAPKAEFKSERVARVFQEVLKREGVEPEKMKLKVRIRGVYFKPYERAVMVRPEHLDATQPEPDELYPGKSKVRVSFVLPAGAYATILLKRLFALPQ
- a CDS encoding TMEM165/GDT1 family protein, whose translation is MDWKAFLTTFVAVFLAELGDKTQIATLSFAAGFNSFLSVFLGSALALILTSLLAALVGSSLAHIIPTRWVHLGAGGIFIILGVILVVRNLR